ACTTGAAAACTTTGTTACCTGTGTATTCTATTTAGTTGGAGTGAGGATgtttataaaagattttattctctCATGTTGTCAGCtcagttgaattaaaaaaaattttttttaatgtttatttatcttgagaaagacagtgtgtgagtgggggaggggcagagagggagacacagaatctgaagcagggtccaggctcccagctgtcagcacagagccctacacggggcttgaactcacaaactgtgagatcatgacctgacccgaagtctgacgcttaactgactgaaccacctaggcgcccctgaattttttttaaaacaactgttGCATATACTTATTTCTCCTCCTTGTAAAATAAATTCCTGTACTCTGGATCTTGTCCCtgcctgtttcttcttccttaattATTCTCCCCTGTGACTAAAATTAGCTTAGTAATAAGGACTTTGCATCTTTCAAGAAAAATTCCCTCAAAAGTCCATGTCTTTACCTTATGCCTTGCCCTGCCCTTCTTAGCCAGACTTCTTTAGTAAGACTGGACTCACATCCTTGCTCTTCTGTCCCTCATTGTTCATGCCTCATTCCATCCTAAGCTGACTGTCACACCACTGAAATTCCTTTAATAGGGGTCATCAGTGGCTCAGTAATTGCTAACCAAAAAGAGTGTTCGGGCACACACTTCTTGAAATGCTGTATGTACTGCCTTGGTTTTTGTGATAgacttctttcttcattctccCTGTCACTCCTCTTTGGTCTTCTGTACAGACTTCTCTTCTTATCTGTCCCTAAAGAGCTGTATTTCCCGGGATCCTGTCCTCAGCCCTCATACCTTCTCATTCTGCAGCTTTCTCCCTGAGTGATTCTTTCACATCCCTCACTGCTGACACCACTCCACACTTGAAATTCCTGTACCTCTAGTACGCTTGAGATTCCTGGCCTCTGTCTCTAGACTGGCAGTGTGCATGGTCCCCCAGGCATCTCAAAAGCAGTATTCCACAAAAACCTTACTAAGTCCCAAATCTATGTGTTTTGGTTAATGACAGCATACTTTATCCAGTCATCCGAGCCAGAAACCTGAGACTCCTCTTGGGTCCTCTTTCTTTACTCCTTTTAGTTCTAAATTCTGTTGTGTTTCTTCTCCTTACTCTCTTTATCCTGTGCCTAGTCACCATTGCTGTTATCACTACTTTGTTAGATTTTGATTAATTTTCATCTGAACTAATGTAGGAGCCTCTGGTGGCCTCCCTGTCAGCCTTACTCTTCAAACGCTCACGCTCCACACTGTAGAGTGATCTCATAAAACCTAAATCTGGTAATTTGACTCCTGTATAGTTCTTCACTGGCTTTTCTTCTGCTTCGATATAAAGTCTAGTAACAGCTTCTTGCACTAGTCCTTTTATGACCGGTAGGTTATCTTTTGCTTTTCTGGCTTTATCTGCAACACGTTCGTAAGCATCCTTCATCAGGACAATTGTAGTTCTCAAATATAATGCCTTCTCTTATCTTTGTACTTGCTCCTTTCTTCTGGGGTTCCTTTTTTACTGTGTCTCTCCAGCCCTTCTGCTTTCATCTGGACAGTTCTTATTCTATAAGAACTTAAATGCCATTTCTTCTCAGAAACCATTTCTGTCCTCTGGAAGCATAGTAAGCCATTCCTCTGCAAAGCTATGGTAGTGCAGTATTCATGGATCCTATATAGTATATATCAGGTTGCAGtacttattaaactttttttgtcTCCCTTCACTAGACTGAGagtccctggagggcagggactgtgttttCTTCGGTTCGTCTTTGTGTTTTCAGCCCTTAATACAGTGCTTGGCTGGCACATATTAATTAGTTAGTATTTATTGGATGAATACTCATGCATGTATTTATTAGTTTTGTATTAGAAGAAGAAACTTTAGAAATTAATATTTGGTATCTTTTGAAAATTAACAAACTTAGAGACAGTATTCTGTATGTTAAACACGAAACAATTAATGCTGAgctcttttttaataaataaaggtgGAAGGGgtcaaataaagcaaaaaaagaagaCTGTACCACAAAAGGTTACGATAGCCAAAATTCCCAGagcaaagaagaaatatgtaACAAGAGTATGTGGCCTTGCAACTTTTGGTGAGTTAAGTATGTTTAAGATGTGTGAACTatcttctctcttgctctctgcctccttccctccctctccctgtctttatCTTGCTCTTTCCGTCTCTTTCTCTGTTACCATCCGACATCATGAAAATTTCACAGATCTATTTTTTGCTAAGAAGATACAAaatgagattttgcatttctaactatAGCTCCAAAATcaaattttgaagaaatttaaaaatcttttgcagAGGGGACTAGTTTAACTTTTTCCTTCCCAGAATTCCTGCTTGGGCACATTTTATGTGGAATGAGAAGGGCTAGGTAGGATATCTTTTGAAGCCTATCAGTATTGCGCCTCTGTCCCTGCAGGCTTGGATGGCAAAGAGTAGCAAAATGGCTCGTGCCCTCTGGGAATGACAGTAGAGGGTGAGGGAAGGTGGATATTGGCCCAGTGTCCTGCTTCAGAGCTTCTTGTGGAGGCCTTGAATGAACAGCAAAATTGTAAACCAGAGTCCCTTCTTGTGACAGCGCAGGTTAAAAAACAATCACGAGATAGTAGGTTTGTTTCCCTGCTGTAAATTTTTGTCTTGTAAAAAGGGATAAACAAAGGAACTTTGTTGTACTTGGAAATGTACATATAATGCTTGGAATCAATATGTTCCTGGATTTATTTGGGTCTTACTATATGAGCTATGAACAGTGCTGTTTTTATGTACTGAAGCTTTATTTGGCCTTGAAAATGAGTTGAGTTGTTAGGACCACTGCCTATGGTAGTTTGTAATTATTCTGAAAGGAATACAAAACCCATTAAGGTGATCTGTTTTATGAATTTAAGatgaagattaaatttaaaaatggaaaaatatctttgATACGACTCCAATTATAgtcttgctatttctttttttataaataacagaaattgatCTAAAAGAAGCACAAAGATTTTTTGCTCAAAAATTCTCCTGTGGTGCCTCAGTGACAGGAGAGGATGAAATCATCATTCAGGGAGActttacagatgacataattGATGTCATTCAGGAAAAATGGCCAGAGGTGAGTAGGTAGAATGTGTGCATCTGtggaaataagtttttaaagCAAGATTCTTCCGTGTTATTTGATACCACAATTCACGAGATgtaattatttgtgttttataggTGGATGATGATAGCATCGAAGATCTTGGAGAAGTAAAGAAGTGATTTTGAAAATTTGTCTCTATTTAATGATTTGAACTGAGAGTTGATATGGCCAAAGGGAGagaggccttttaaaaatatatatatttatcctaCAGTAAAACTGTAGACTACCCTCACCCTTGGCATTTTCACTGTTCTGTATAAGgctgcttgttttttttattgccaaagtCTAATAAACAGGGGAGACTGTCATGCTTATGCATGAAATAGAATTtagtcaaataaaaatttttggtCATTTGGTActgacttttctctttctctttttaactttttatttttggaaaaacacTAGATTTTTTGTGCAaagcttttctgtttcttatcttaaaataatcatgatttaatgagttaattttcttaaaaatagtcGTGATTTAATTAAATCATGATTTAAAGCTGCGTAATGTttgaaagaatttgaattttggcTTCATCACCATTAACGATTGTCTCCTTGCTTCTTTGGTGTGATAGTTTTGAGATGCTTGGGCATCTAATAGATTTGTGGTTGAATTTGCTTCATTGTTACCAACCAAGTCCACTCTGTGGTCACATTAACTTAATGTTGGTAGGAGTTGTTCAGTTCTGGAGATTATTTGGTAAAGTATACTAAAGCCTTAAAACCATCTGCAGTCAGACCCAGTAAGCCACTTAGTTGACATTATCCTAAAGATAGAATCATTCTTGCTTAGAACTGTGGATGAGGGTGTTCATCACAATGTTACTCATAGAAAAATTGCAACTGATATAAATGAACAATTGGGAAATGGTTAGAGAATGAAGGTGCACCATATGGtagaattttcatatatttttaaatattttccaagaatACTTCGGAAACATGTTCGGTGATGTTAAGTAGGGGGTCAGATCCCAAATCCATTTTATACATGATCACCATTGTTTGCAGTGAAAGACCATTGAGAGATGCTGCAAATTCTTGTTCTAGCTATAAATTCTGAGAATAAAATTCTACCCAATTACAAAGAATATAcacccgtgctctctctctctctatatataggtAGTCTGGGAAATAACAATTGAAATGAGTCTTTCTCAAGAGAAACAGTGACAATGAATTTTAATGAATGCACTAAATgaatttaaactttgtttttgtaAAGGTCTTAAGTCAGGTGCTACAAATTGAAAAGAAGACTCCTGGTATTTTAAATTGCTATGGACACCTTTAAGAAATTTAGAACCCATTGTTTATTGTCCTGCAAAGTAcaattttgaatgaatgagtggttttttttaaaataattaacatcttagaaaaaatgtgtaataaagatgcaaattaaggaaatgaaattctGCATTAACTGTGAATTTTACTAAATATGAGTATCTGATGAAGCAAATTTATCCATCAAGACCATTTGGTATGTGTTGTGTATGCTGTTGGTGCTGGAAGACGTCTATGTGCCTGTATCAACCATGTGACTTCATGTAAAGATTCTCAATGTTCACAGTTCTTGGCAAATGCAGTTTTAATCCATATAAAGCCAGCAGTGGATGTTACTGCAGGATAATGGAGGATTAAAATTGTCCTTGTGTATAACATGTGTGAATCTTTTCCTTCaaccagaaatttaaaatgcagcaTTAGTTTACTCTCTGGTTAAAATATACTGAGTTCAAGGATTGACTTTAATTCattctctttatgtattctgtAAATGTTTTCACTGTCTAGTATTTTTAGCAAAAAGAATACTAACCTTTAAACAGCCTTATGTTATAATTGTAAAAGACTTACCACAATTAAGCTGGCAGTTTAAATGCAAACCCAGCTTTGATATGTagtatttcattcattaaaaaaagcatAGATGCTGACAATAAGtgatttttacattgttttaGTTATTACATAGAAGCCTCAGTAAATCAGCTGTTGCTTAAGATAAAATACATGGTAGCTTTCTCACTGATAGTTAAAAAGTTGataaattactgttttaaaaatgaattctagTTTTTAGATCCTGTTTTTTCTAAATTACTTAGGATATCTGGTAGGGAGACTGGAATGAGTCTGTTTAGTTCATCAGTTAGAATTAGACTGAGTATAAAATCAGATGCAGTGTAATTCTTGGAGCTTTCATAAAacgtcattttttttaaaaattctattctcaaaggtcttttctgttttaaagaaaacctgTGGGAGTGAACTTAAAATATTGAGATTTTTGATGTGCAACTAGTCAACCATACTCCTCTCACCACACTGAATTTATTTACCAATCTCAAAGTGAgcctcattttttctcctttatgtacataacctttttttttttttaagattttatttctttagagcacgtgagtggggaagagggagagaatcttgagcaggctctatgctcagtggaactcgatgcggggctcaatcccacaaccctgggatcatgacctgagccaaaatcgagagttaagacacttaactaattgagccaaccaggtgtcccttaagattttatttttaagtaatctctgcacccaatgtgaggcccaaactcacaaccccaagatcaagagttgcatgctcttgtCAActtagccaggtgcccctgtacacaTATTTTTACAGTGACGGTTAGGCATGTGGTTGCCTGGTAGaaacacacattttaataatAGTAAAGTTTGGGAAACATGAATTGAAATCCTCAACTGGAAAGTTGACATTCAACCAcattcctttttatctttctcattccACCAAGATTTAACTGTACAGTCATCTATTGATAGTATGTTTTTAACTAGCCAGAATTTGTTTTCCTGactttcagtgtttgtttatatttgagagacagaatgaacaggggagggacagagagagagagagggagaaacaatctgaagcaggctccaggctctgagctgtcagcacagaacccaatgcagggcttgaaccctcaaacagatcatgacctgagccaaagtcagtcactcaaccgactgagccacccaggtgccccttgttttccCGACTTTAAATCTTAGACCTTGTCTTGTTGGTTCTCCTAAATGATCCTATGTATCCTAGGGAGGCAGGTGCCACCTAAATCAGTAGAACTTCAAagcaagaattttaaatttttcccattttcaggTTGTCTTTTGTGACAGGGACATGCTTTGCTCATTCATAGTCAATCAAAAAGtaaagttgaggggcgcctgggtggcgcagtcggttaagcgtccgacttcagccaggtcacgatctcgcggtccgtgagttcgagccccgcgtcaggctctgggctgacggctcggagcctggagcctgtttccgattctgtgtctccctctctctctgcccctcccccgttcatgctctgtctctctctgtcccaaaaaaaaaaaaaaaaaaaaaaaaacacgttgaaaaaaaaaaaaaaaagtaaagttgaaACAGCGTAATACTGTATTTGGTAGTTTTGCCACTCATGCCATGTTATGGGTTAAACAATAGGGGATGAGCGACCAGGGGTTTAATATAATCCAGTTCCTGTGTAAAAAGAGTAAAAGGGAGAAGGATGGCTGAGATAACACGTGAAAAAACTTAGAAGTCGCCCCAGGATGGCAGATTTTGTCATGACCGACTGCCAAAGTTCTCATTGTTACTCAAGAGCTTCATCAAGAGTCAAAAAAACGTGTTTTGCTTTATTGTGTTTTCCTCTCAATCTGTAATTCATAGTTTCCAACAGTCTACTAGGCTGGCCAGCAGCTGCTAACCACCCAGGCTGGCGTCCGCCTCCATCCAGGCATTGGCGCCAATGGGCAGGGACCCTCCGCAGTGCCCCGTGTACACAACAGCTTTCAAAAACGGGTGACGGGGGCACAAGCAGCCTTTAATTTGCTTTCCCGTTCGCTGGGTAATCGTAAAGAACCGGTTGTCTGCGAACCGTGGGTAGTGGGCCTGACGTTCGCGGATAAACCTtcccagagcccggagcccccCGGGAGGCTCGAGAGCGGGAGCACAGCCGCCGAGGTCTCGCGAGAGCCGGGGTGGCCCTTAGGCGACGCCGTAGGCGGGGTCGGTGGGCGCGTTCCCCTGGGCGGGCGGTTTGGGTGCTCGCTTGGGCCGGCCGTGGGCGCGGGGCTCCGGGGTTCGGGGCTCGCCCCCGCTCCGGGCAGGCGTGCCTATGGCCTTTCTCAGGTGACGCTGCGCTCCCCGACTTTCTCCGGGGGCGGAGGAAACACCCATGAACCGTTCGGCGACCTTATTCGCCGGGCGTCAGGTGAGCGGCCGCCGCGGGCTCACCGTTTCCGCCGTTGCGTCCAGCTGCGAGTGGACAGCGAACTTCAGGGGACGGGGAGCACTCCGGCCCAGCTTGGGTGGTTTTTAAGGAACGGTTTCTGCTTAAAATGTGAAACGGTACACAGTACGAAGAGAAACGGAGTGTCGCATCTGTTTACTTTCCTTCGTAAAAGCGATCTGGAGCCCAGGCGCGGAGCAGTAGGTGCTCACTTTTTAACGACAGCTGGGCGTTTGGAGAGCTGCCCTAGGCCACCTCGCTTCCTGTCCTTAATTTCCTTAGAAGTGTTGAAAGCGAGCTTTGCATTTATGAGTGTACGATGAAAAGTGAGCTTTGCATTCATAGGTACGATGAAATGAGCTTTTTTGCATGCTTGGCGTATTGCCTATTTTCCTACACCAGAATTTGTGCGCCTTGCCGGCGCGCTCAGCCACGTGacgttcagtaaatatttgttgaacggattaatgaattaatggatgGTTACCGACGACCGGAATTCAGATCTTGTGATTTGGAATCGCTTGATGCAAATTCCGTTTTCTGTGTTTAGTTACTAGTCAGTAACTAGAACTCGTtcgtctttatttatttatgaatcttATTTTTCAGAAAGCAGTGATGGCACACGTGGGCCTCTGGTGATCTTTTAAAGTAACCCTTTTAGTTCTTAGGTAGGGGGCAGTACCATATTTCAAAAGTGTGGTTTACCATCTTAATAATAGGTAATGTTTGGAAAAGCTACACTTCCCTTTCCCATGTTGAAGTTGGTATCTAAAATTTTTCCttggaaacaaaataagaaaactaatgtTTGCTGAATGCCTACCCTGTGCCAAGTAATGTGGAGTGCTTTGCAGTTTATCTTCCTTAATACACACAACTTTAAGAAGTTTAACTGTtgttattaccattttacaggttcctcaggaaaccaaggcttaggcACTGAGCATGAGAGAGTTTATCGTACAGTTCCCTTGTTACCATATGCGTTTGAAATTTTTCCCTTACAAAATGTGTTTATAAACAGGCGTGTTGATTTTGGCCCAATCACAACATTAAATTGTTCTTGGTAGATGGAGTATATGTGCTAGATGTTATGaggattattttcatttaaacacTAATATTTCCGGTTTGCTTTACTTGATTGGCCCCGAATTGTTGGGCCAAAGTGTGGGATAATACTGTTAATTGATACAAGGAATAGGTTGACAGCAAAGACACAAAAATACCGAAATGAGTTTTTTGAGATTAGCTAATGAAGGTGGGACAAATGGTCCCACTTTTTAAGAGCAGTGTGTGTGGTGgtatgacaaaattatagagttCATGCACAGTAGCATgaacttatttaaatatatgtaacgTTGATGCCATATAATAACCAgtgcataaaaaataatttaactgcCTTGAATTGGCAGCAAAAGAAGATACAGTTATTTGGAAAAGATGCTTTGgctgatttatttattgattagttttttgttttttttttttatataaaactacTTTCTGTGTTTAGAACATCGGGTCGGAAGTTGAGATTTCCACTATCGAGAAACAGCGGAAAGAGCTGCAGCTGCTCATTGGAGAATTAAAAGATCGAGATAAAGAGCTCAATGATATGGTTGCAGTACATCAGAGACAACTTCTTTCATGGGAAGAGGATCGGCAGAAAGTGTTGACTTTGGAAGAACGTTGCAGCAAATTAGAGGGTCAGAAATACATTAGCAGTATCTCTTCCACACTTCTGTATGCCAGCATATTAAAAGGACTCACGGGTTAGACACAACCgctatttaaatgttaaatacatttcaaaaaaggAGTggagggggacgcctgggtggctcagttggttgggcaactgacttgggctcaggtcatgctctcacagttggtgagtttgagccctgcgttgggctctgtgctgacagctcggagcctggagcctgcttcggattgtgtctccctctctctctctgcccctccctgctcacgctctgtgtctctctgtatgtcaataataaataaatattaaaaaaaaaataaaaaaacaaaaaaggagtggAGGGTGGGTTCATGGGAAAGATAAGGAATATCTCAACACAATACCTGCTGTCCTGGAGTTCAGTTTACTTGAAGATAGGAGGCCTTTATGAACACTCACGATCGAACAAACACAATGTGAATTAAAGTAGGACAGAcaacttaaatgtaaaaaggaTGATGGATAgagctccaattttttttttttaaggtttatttattttgagagagagagagcatgagcaggggaggggcacagggagggagagagagagggtgagagaatcccaagcaggccctataCTGTctgcctgatacggggctcgaactcacaaatggtgagatcatgacctgagccgaaatcaggagtcagatgcttaaccgactcagccactcaggtgcccctggatagagctccaattaaaaaaaaacaaacacatttttttaatgtttttttttttttttttttaattttttttttcaacgttttttatttatttttgggacagagagagacagagcatgaacgggggaggggcagagagagagggagacacagaatcggaaacaggctccaggctccgagccatcggcccagagcctgacgcggggctcgaactcacggaccgcgagatcgtgacctggctgaagtcggacgcttaaccgactgcgccacccaggcgcccctaatgtttatttttgagggagagagagacaaggtgagcagggaaggggcagagagagagggagacagaatccgaagcaggttagagttccaatttttttttaaattttttaatgtttgtttatatttgagagatacacagagagcacgagcaggggacgggcagagagacagagacagaatccaaagcagactccagggttctgagctgtgagctgtcagcacagagcatgatgtggggctccaactcataagggatgagatcatgaactgagctaaggtcagacgctcaactgactgagccacccaggtaccccagagtTCCAATTTTTAAGCTGCAGTGTCAAGAGTGAATCTGAGGGAAATTAGTTTTGAGCTAGAATATGAATAAAGATTCTATCAGACTAGCCATTTCTGTTGAACTAACTCAAAGATTTTATAAACTTTTGGTATTGAACTTAATCTGAAGTACCTAAGAcagtcatctttttaaatttatttttatttttttagactttattttattttttaatgtttatttttaagagagagagacagagcacgagtggaggagaggcagagagagagggagatgcagaatctgaagcaggctccaggctccgggctgtcagcacagagcctgatgcggggctgaacccatgaactcagatcatgacctgagccaaagtcagacgctgaactgaacgaggcacccaggcgccccccagtcatctttttaaaaatatagcagtCTCAGAAACGGCTtggaaaaaatgttcttttgtaCCGTATTTTAATTCTGTCATCCTTTCGTGCTGCCCTAAAGTCTGAATGTTCTAGTGACACTACGTTAATGTTAGACGGTATTAGAAAGGAAAACACTAGATCTCCTTAATAGAAAGATAACCATATAGCACCTCCTTTTTTACTTCCCTTACACAAAGGATTCTGTAGACATAACCATCTAAATAtgagtaattttccatttctttgatgacCATTTGATTTTACTCTGACTATACCCGtccacacatgtatacacataaacAGTATTACACATTAGATGTAATATATCTTAAACAAGTATGTTAAAGAATGAAGATAACAAGTAGCCATCagtatctgattttaaaataagaaatgttcaTTGGCATTTCATGGAAAACTGGCcagtaaatatgtaaaaaagaCAATCATTCTCATTactaattagggaaatgcaaattaaaactgtaatgagaggggcgcctgggtggctcagtcggttgagcgtccgacttcagctcaggtcaccatctcacggcccgtgagttcgagccccgcgtcgggctctgggctgatggctcagagcctggagcc
This DNA window, taken from Neofelis nebulosa isolate mNeoNeb1 chromosome 11, mNeoNeb1.pri, whole genome shotgun sequence, encodes the following:
- the DENR gene encoding density-regulated protein isoform X1; this encodes MAADISESGGHDCKGEPRGNTKLDADYPLRVLYCGVCSLPTEYCEYMPDVAKCRQWLEKNFPNEFAKLTVENSPKQESGISEGQGTAGEEEEKKKQKRGGRGQIKQKKKTVPQKVTIAKIPRAKKKYVTRVCGLATFEIDLKEAQRFFAQKFSCGASVTGEDEIIIQGDFTDDIIDVIQEKWPEVDDDSIEDLGEVKK
- the DENR gene encoding density-regulated protein isoform X2, whose amino-acid sequence is MMTHNNGHKDNCCFCSLPTEYCEYMPDVAKCRQWLEKNFPNEFAKLTVENSPKQESGISEGQGTAGEEEEKKKQKRGGRGQIKQKKKTVPQKVTIAKIPRAKKKYVTRVCGLATFEIDLKEAQRFFAQKFSCGASVTGEDEIIIQGDFTDDIIDVIQEKWPEVDDDSIEDLGEVKK